The genomic window agagGGCCACCGCGCAGTTCGACGTTGAACACATGAAGGTTGCCTGGGCTGGCTCCCGCCACGCCGTCGATGTCGCCGACCGCATGGCGCGCCTCGTCGCTTCCGACCCCGTAACAATAACtttctccctctttctttctttctttgcacagatagatagatagatagatagattatcaACTTCGGCTCCCCGGATCTCTGATTAAATTACCTGTATGatgctcttcttctcttcccccAATCCTTCTTTCCTTGTTCTTCAACAACCACACCACGCCGGCCCGATTTTACCCCACgataataatttcatatattatttttagtttactagcagcagccagcaggagTATTCAGTTGATACTGTTTCGCTGACTTGTTTGCTAccctaattattattattaaggagtattttttttagctagatgcgatgcgatgcgatgcttATTCCACTGCTCCTGCTCTTTCTTCCACACATATCTCCTCTTTTACTATTATTAGTATTGTCACTagtaatattatttatattcTGCTATAGTGATTTTCTCCTCAGATCAGATCTACCAAAACCTTGTACCCACACAAATATCttctactcttttttttttctgatactAAACATTATAATATAGCTAGCTGCGCTACAAGATTGATAGAAATTTCTCAGCACCATACATTATGaatcatctccatatatgatGTATCAGTAATAACAGTAACAATGTACCAATTGCTACGTGTTTTTCTGTAGCCTCCTCTTTGCTAACAAATGCTAAAATGCTATAAACAAAACAATCCATTACGCTCACAATGGTTTCCTTACATTTTTGACTCCTTTCCAATCTAGGTGTTCCGCAAGGATAACAGGACTATGCTCCCCAGGAAGGAGCTGTTCAAGGACACACTCAGAAAGGCAGCCCATGCGTGGAAGCGTATCGTCGAGCTCCGTCTTACAGGTCAGGTCCCAATCCCGtgatgcttcttcttcttttattaaCAACTGATCTTCCTACTCTTAACTCATGTAATGGTGTTGTTGTCCATTAACAGAAGAGGAGGCAAATTTGCTAAGGCTATACGTGGACCAGCCTGGTTATGTTGATCTGCACTGGGTACTAATATCGACCATATTATCTTCACTATCTACTCCGATATACAGCACTGAAGCTGCTCAATTTTATCCACAAGCTCGATTAATTAATAGGGAACAATACTTTgtgcaaaattttattttgcagGGCATGTTTGTTCCTGCTATAAAAGGCCAAGGGACTGAAGAGCAGCAGAAGAAGTGGCTACCTCTGGCCTACAGGTTCCAAATAATTGGATGCTATGCTCAGACTGAACTTGGTCATGGTTCCAATGTTCAGGGCCTTGAAACAACCGCCACATTTGACCCAAAGACTGATGAGTTTGTTATACACAGCCCGACACTGACCTCTAGCAAGGTAATACTCCTATCTACTCTTCCTCTCTTATCTATTAAGATGCTACATTTCTTCTTTAATTTGGAATTTCTTCAATATCTTGTTGCATGGTTCATGATTTTATCCCCGTGTGCAGTGGTGGCCTGGTGGCTTGGGAAAAGCTTCCACTCATGCAGTTGTGTATGCTCGTCTGATAACTGAAGGAAAGGACTACGGCATACATGGTAGAGTCTCTTGTATTTTGAAGGTGACTTTTAAGCAGTATCTTTCTTTTTGCGACTCATGACTATCTATATATCAGGTTTCATTGTGCAACTACGAAGCCTAGAGGACCACTCTCCCCTTCCCGGTGTTACTCTTGGTGATATCGGTGGAAAATTTGGTAGTGGTGCATACAACAGTATGGATAATGGAGTTCTGCGATTTGACCATGTGCGCATCCCAAGGGATCAAATGTTGATGAGGTTTGTCCATTGGGTTATCATGTTTTGTTCGGGCACTTGTCAAATACATTCTGATACCTTGATGTAACCATTCTCAAGCACACCCATGCTACTCGTGTAGGCTTTCACAAGTTACGAAAGAGGGAAAATATGTGCACTCAGATGTCCCAAAACAGCTGCTTTATGGGACAATGGTTTTTGTTCGTCAAACAATTGTTGCAGATGCTTCTAAGGCTTTATCACGTGCTACTTGCATTGCTGTAAGATACAGCGCTATTCGAAAGCAGTTTGGCCCTCAAACTGGTGGCCCTGAGACTCAGGTACTATGTcagatttgaattttttttttgtattaccacttattaatttgtttttatgcTCTTGAAACATTTCCTGTGACATGTATTCCTTTTGCTTTTACTGGAAAAACCATTGTCTGAGTTAATATTTGTACTTTGTTCATCTAAAAGAATTAAATTGATAAACGAGTTTAACTTTTTGCTACCAATGACAAGTGGCTAATGGTCTATAATGGTTACAGGTCCTCAATTACAAGACTCAGCAAAGCAGACTCTTTCCTTTGCTGGCTTCAGCTTATGCATTTAGGTTTGTGGGTGAGTGGCTGAAGTGGCTGTACACGGATGTCACACATAAACTGGAAGCCAAGGATTTCTCAACACTTCAAGAGGCCCATGCCTGTACTGCTGGGTTGAAGGCTGTGACAACATCTGCGACAGCTGTGCGTACAATTATTTAATTCAGTACCACTTTTAATGGTTATACTTGCTGACTGGTCATACTAAGCCTGCAAATTCAGACTTTTGCTTTATCAGTACACATCCTTAAAATGAATAATGGTCAGATCGCATCAATGAGTTTACACGCATAGCTGGTCCAACAGCCTAGCCAGTTTATATAACGAGTGAATTACACAATTTTCATTGTTCTcaaacctgttttttttttaatgcaggATGGAATTGAAGAATGCCGAAAACTCTGTGGTGGACATGGTTACCTGAACAGCAGCGGGCTTCCTGAATTGTTTGCTATCTATGTTCCTGCTTGCACTTATGAAGGAGACAATGTTGTTTTGCTATTGCAGGTTAGTATGCTATTGTTGTTTTGTTCTGTGGATACTAATAACTCTCCTACCTGCTTGTGGTTGTGTGGATGGCCTAGCTTGTTGGGCCGAATCATAGGTCCAGTCCTTCAAGTTTCCTCAGTTTTGGTCAATTTACAGTCATAACCTTTGGTGCTCTCTGCAGGTTGCAAGGTTTCTAATGAAGACTGTATCCCAGTTAGCTTCTGGAAAACAGCCTGTTGGTACAACGGCTTACATGGGCAACATACAGTACTTGATGCAATGCAAATGTGGTGTAAATACAGGTATATAGTTGTATCTTCTGGCAGGCTCCTGTTTTAGACAGCTGTATGCCAGTCATCACTGTacgttatgtatatatatgcccaTTGCTGGGAAGCCATTGATGTTGAGATGAATGCCATAGTGATTCGTTTTTCCATGATTATCGACAGCTGAAGATTGGCTAAATCCTGCTGCCATACGAGAGGTATTTGAAGCTCGGGCTCTCAGGATGGCGGTGAATTGTGCCCAGAACATAAACAAGGCACCAAGCCAAGAAGAAGGTTGGTATTGCGCCATATGATTATTAATCGAGAATAAAATATAGAACAGAAACCATAGTGCATTTGCATGTAGTTTCGTATTAATTTCCGTGGTCTATTATAAGAAATTGCATAGATGATGATGGTGTGCGTTGCTGAATATGCAGGGTTTTATGAGCTATCCCCTGATCTGCTTGAGGTGGCGGTGGCCCATATCCAGTTGATAATTGTAACCAAGTGAGTATTGCCTAGGATGAAAGAAATCTGAAGTATGGCTTCATTTATATTTTATTGGCATTTATTTATTTCGGTGTGTTATGGTACGTATAATGGTTAGGTTCATAGAGAAATTAGAGCAGGACATCCCTGGTGAGGGAGTGAAGGAGCAACTGCGCATTCTTTGCAATGTGTACGCGCTGTATCTTGTTCACAAGCATCTGGGTGACTTCCTGTCGACGGGGAGCATCACAGCAAGGCAGGGAGCGCTGGCAAACGAGCAGCTGGGAAAGCTGTATGCGCAGGTATGGTGTTCCTCCGTCGATGTCAATGTCAAAAGTGGATGAGAAACTGAGAAATGAGACAAATGCAAATGCAGGTGCGGCTGAACGCGGTGGCGCTGGTGGACGCGTTCAACTACACCGACCACTACCTGGGGTCGGTGCTGGGGCGCTACGACGGCAATGTTTACCCGGCGCTGTACGAGGAGGCGTGGAAGGACCCCCTCAACGACACGGATGTGCCGGACGGTTACCAGGAGCACCTCCGCCCTCTGCTCAAGCAGCAGCTCAAGCTCTCCAGGCTATGATCATCCATCCATCATCCTCCCTTTCTTGCTCTATCAATCATATCATACTGCATACGATTTGAGTAGTAGTAAAATAACACCAGCATATGCAAGGTGCTGGCTGGCTgctagtattttctttttctttataatttatttatttggggAGAGCTGGTATTGTCTTATTTATTTGGGAAGAGCTGGTATTGTATGTCTGGTGATTTGGTATAGCTGTAACTGTGAACTTCACCACATCTCCCCCTTCTCAAGGGCATATGCATTCTACtcctatggctgtgtttagttccttccaaagttggaagtttgggttgaaattggtacgatgtgactgaaaagttatgcgtgtataacaggttgatgtgatgggaaaagttggaagtttggatctaaacacagcctatatgtATATTGAGATTGTCCGTGCGGCGCTTCTAGTGTGAAATATCCTCCCTTGTCGAGCATATTAACATTGCATGTACTGAGATACCTCAGTGTCCCTGAATGCTGACACAACTTGAACCCAACGTTCGTGCTGCGATGATtcagaaaaaaacacaaaagcACATACTCCTAAGGTTGTACAGAACTTATATAGAATCCAATGTCAGGTTcatcctacattcatataggcAAGTTATATTACTAGTACATTCagtcaaaaaaatattactagtaCACGATGAACAGTTCCAACCGATTATTGTTTATTGACGTCTTTGATTATTTTGGTATTTCAACTTCTGTatatgtttgtgcaaattcacACAATTAATACACTTATGATTGTTCTGAAATTTTAATCACTGCAACGCGGTGAATTAGACTGTAGTGCAACTGTTCTTTTCGGCGACTTGGTCAGATTATTACGTGGAATACTTTCCACTTGCTCTACGCCTTTGAAAATACGTTCGTTCTCTCaaaacacctttttttttctaccacAATGTTTAGACTAACCCATTTCACATTGATCTACATATATGTTTCGTGGACCATGTGCCTATaaattcatatggatgttagtgaatctaaaTGAACAATGGAGATGTCTAACAACGtgaaacggatagagtatttgttaagtttattttttaaagtagtagTACTTAATTTATCCCTATACAATCGAGTAGATAAATCCGTGTTTTCAAATGggaagacaaaaaaaatgttttcggCACCATTTTCAAGGCATGTATTCCATGTTTTTTTAGAAAGGGGAAAACTCAAATTATTAGGGCaatataaaaacttaaaatacaTAAAAGATACTAGCGTTTTTCATTCTCTATTGAAACCTTGGGGCAAAATAGAATTTTGTTATTAAAACCTTGGAGCAAAATACTAAGATAGTCCAATAAGAAAagctttaaaataaataaatgaatgaatataatcatcatcatcatcttcccgCTTATCCTGTCGTGGATTGGAGTCCGTCCAGGTCCAGGTCCAGTGTAGTCGTAGCCATGGCGGGTTtggctccccctcccctcctcctcctccccctctcctcctcactctctcctgccgccgcctcccaccaccCAACCTCCCCCCCTTCTCGCacacgccgacgacgccgcctgcTATCCGCCGTGGCGTCTGCCGACGGTGATGCTCCCTCCCCAGTCTctgtctccgcctccgccgccaccaaggggccttcctcctcctccgtgctCA from Oryza glaberrima chromosome 6, OglaRS2, whole genome shotgun sequence includes these protein-coding regions:
- the LOC127776757 gene encoding peroxisomal acyl-coenzyme A oxidase 1-like, yielding MEGGVGGEVDHLAGERATAQFDVEHMKVAWAGSRHAVDVADRMARLVASDPVFRKDNRTMLPRKELFKDTLRKAAHAWKRIVELRLTEEEANLLRLYVDQPGYVDLHWGMFVPAIKGQGTEEQQKKWLPLAYRFQIIGCYAQTELGHGSNVQGLETTATFDPKTDEFVIHSPTLTSSKWWPGGLGKASTHAVVYARLITEGKDYGIHGFIVQLRSLEDHSPLPGVTLGDIGGKFGSGAYNSMDNGVLRFDHVRIPRDQMLMRLSQVTKEGKYVHSDVPKQLLYGTMVFVRQTIVADASKALSRATCIAVRYSAIRKQFGPQTGGPETQVLNYKTQQSRLFPLLASAYAFRFVGEWLKWLYTDVTHKLEAKDFSTLQEAHACTAGLKAVTTSATADGIEECRKLCGGHGYLNSSGLPELFAIYVPACTYEGDNVVLLLQVARFLMKTVSQLASGKQPVGTTAYMGNIQYLMQCKCGVNTAEDWLNPAAIREVFEARALRMAVNCAQNINKAPSQEEGFYELSPDLLEVAVAHIQLIIVTKFIEKLEQDIPGEGVKEQLRILCNVYALYLVHKHLGDFLSTGSITARQGALANEQLGKLYAQVRLNAVALVDAFNYTDHYLGSVLGRYDGNVYPALYEEAWKDPLNDTDVPDGYQEHLRPLLKQQLKLSRL